The following coding sequences are from one Devosia yakushimensis window:
- a CDS encoding ABC transporter ATP-binding protein, translating into MTETPILALDNVSKVFGKTGNPVYAARSVSFALNAGRTLALVGESGSGKTTCARLIMREYQPDQGQLLFRGQPVGGSAVGSLSAYRRAVQMIFQDPFSALNPAHTVQYHLERPLRLHQKELDAARRRVAIAELLERVKLDPAIVAAKFPHELSGGQRQRISIARALAVGPEVIVADEPTSMLDVSVRLGILNLLNEMKRSLGLALLYITHDIATARYVAEDIIVMYAGQIVEWGPTESVLTDPQHPYTRLLLSAVPDPDVRFAQSSYNAELADVENIRRLSAVPQANVHEVGPGHFIRPIAG; encoded by the coding sequence ATGACCGAGACCCCTATCCTAGCGCTCGACAATGTCTCCAAGGTCTTCGGCAAGACCGGCAACCCCGTCTATGCCGCCCGCTCAGTGTCCTTTGCCCTCAACGCCGGCCGCACACTGGCCCTGGTGGGCGAATCGGGCAGCGGCAAGACCACCTGCGCCCGCCTGATCATGCGCGAATACCAGCCCGACCAGGGGCAATTGCTGTTCCGCGGCCAGCCCGTGGGCGGTAGCGCCGTTGGGTCGCTTTCCGCCTATCGACGGGCGGTGCAGATGATCTTTCAGGACCCGTTCTCGGCGCTCAATCCGGCCCACACGGTTCAATACCATCTGGAGCGGCCATTGCGGCTGCATCAGAAGGAACTGGATGCGGCGCGGCGCAGGGTCGCCATTGCTGAATTGCTGGAACGGGTCAAGCTCGATCCGGCCATTGTCGCGGCCAAGTTTCCGCATGAATTGTCCGGCGGCCAGCGCCAGCGCATCAGCATTGCCCGGGCTCTGGCCGTGGGGCCGGAAGTCATCGTGGCCGATGAGCCAACGTCCATGCTGGACGTATCGGTGCGGCTTGGCATTTTGAACCTGCTCAACGAGATGAAGCGCTCGCTGGGGCTGGCGCTGCTCTACATCACCCACGATATCGCCACCGCCCGCTATGTGGCCGAGGACATTATCGTGATGTATGCCGGCCAGATCGTGGAATGGGGGCCGACCGAAAGCGTGCTCACCGATCCCCAGCACCCCTATACGCGGCTGCTGCTGTCGGCCGTGCCTGACCCGGATGTGCGGTTCGCGCAGTCCAGCTACAATGCCGAATTGGCCGATGTTGAGAATATCCGGCGGCTGTCCGCCGTGCCGCAGGCCAATGTGCATGAGGTTGGGCCGGGGCATTTTATTCGGCCGATTGCGGGGTAG
- a CDS encoding SDR family oxidoreductase — MRVFVTGATGFVGTQVVRQLTANGHQIEGLARSDTSAAILEAAGIAVVRGDLTDLDTLASAARSADAVIHTGFIHDFSNFAASIAIDRRAVEAMGAALAGSGRPFIVTSGTGLMPSGQVSNEDTPATTTGHGALRGATEGIALMLVEQNVRVGIMRLPNSVHGDGDHGFVPMLIATARQKGVAGYVDDGANCWPAVHVTDAARAYLLALEHGEAGARHHAVAEQGVPFRDIAHMIGRRLSLPVTSIPREEAAAHFGWMANFASLDARASSQLTRERLGWEPSGPELLEDMENGRYFDD; from the coding sequence ATGCGCGTTTTCGTTACAGGCGCCACCGGCTTTGTCGGCACGCAAGTCGTCAGGCAATTGACCGCCAATGGTCACCAGATAGAGGGCTTGGCCCGTTCGGATACTTCCGCTGCAATTCTCGAAGCGGCGGGCATAGCCGTCGTCAGGGGCGATCTCACCGATCTCGACACCCTCGCATCGGCCGCCAGGTCCGCCGATGCCGTCATCCATACCGGCTTCATCCACGATTTTTCGAACTTTGCTGCGTCGATCGCCATCGACCGGCGCGCGGTGGAAGCCATGGGCGCCGCGCTGGCCGGCTCCGGCCGCCCCTTTATCGTGACATCGGGCACCGGCCTCATGCCGTCCGGCCAGGTGTCGAATGAAGACACTCCCGCCACTACCACGGGGCACGGCGCCCTGCGCGGCGCCACCGAGGGCATCGCGCTGATGCTGGTCGAGCAGAATGTGCGCGTCGGCATCATGCGGCTGCCCAATTCAGTTCATGGCGATGGCGATCATGGCTTCGTGCCGATGCTGATCGCCACTGCCCGCCAGAAAGGCGTCGCCGGCTATGTGGATGATGGCGCCAATTGCTGGCCGGCCGTCCACGTCACCGACGCTGCCCGGGCCTATTTGCTGGCGCTGGAGCATGGCGAAGCCGGTGCGCGCCACCATGCCGTAGCCGAACAGGGCGTCCCGTTCCGTGACATTGCCCACATGATCGGCCGCAGGCTCAGTCTGCCGGTCACCTCAATCCCGCGCGAGGAAGCCGCGGCCCACTTCGGCTGGATGGCCAATTTCGCCTCGCTCGATGCGCGGGCCTCCAGCCAATTGACCCGAGAGCGCCTCGGCTGGGAACCCAGCGGCCCGGAGTTGCTCGAGGATATGGAGAACGGACGCTATTTCGACGACTGA
- a CDS encoding ABC transporter permease: protein MIFLLRRLAFYLAAFIVAATINFFLPRVMPGDPIQMMFASAGSELSLENLNALKLTFGFIEAPLWQQYLTYLQSVFTGDLGLSIKYFPLPVTELLARALVWTVGLMGMATILSFTCGTLLGALAAWKRGSWFDTIVSMTAIFSSSVPAVVISLVMLFVFGYQLGWFPFGYAADPMLDPAFSAQYIGSVIRHGTLPMLTLFIVLVGGFAVTMRNNMINLLGEDYIVMGRAKGLADSRVMLWYAARNALLPTFSSLAIAIGTVLGGSLVTEVVFNYPGLGNVLYQAILARDYPVIQGQLLIMTGAMLVSNFIVDLSYVLLDPRLKKA, encoded by the coding sequence ATGATCTTCTTGCTGCGGCGCCTCGCTTTCTACCTCGCCGCTTTCATCGTAGCGGCGACCATCAATTTCTTCCTGCCGCGCGTCATGCCCGGCGACCCCATCCAGATGATGTTCGCCAGCGCCGGCTCGGAACTGTCGCTGGAAAATCTCAATGCGCTCAAGCTGACCTTCGGCTTCATCGAAGCTCCGCTCTGGCAGCAATATCTGACCTATCTGCAAAGCGTGTTCACCGGCGATCTGGGGCTCTCGATCAAGTATTTCCCGCTGCCGGTCACCGAATTGCTGGCGCGGGCGCTGGTCTGGACTGTGGGCCTGATGGGGATGGCGACCATTCTGAGCTTTACCTGCGGCACGCTCTTGGGTGCGCTGGCGGCCTGGAAGCGCGGCAGCTGGTTCGACACCATCGTTTCGATGACGGCGATCTTTTCGAGCTCGGTGCCGGCTGTGGTCATCTCGCTCGTCATGCTCTTCGTGTTCGGCTACCAGCTGGGCTGGTTCCCCTTCGGCTATGCCGCCGATCCCATGCTCGATCCGGCTTTCTCGGCGCAATATATCGGCAGCGTCATCCGCCACGGCACGTTGCCCATGCTGACCCTGTTCATCGTGCTGGTGGGCGGCTTTGCCGTGACGATGCGCAACAATATGATCAACCTTTTGGGCGAGGACTATATCGTCATGGGCCGCGCTAAGGGGCTGGCCGATAGCCGGGTCATGCTGTGGTACGCGGCGCGCAATGCCCTGTTGCCAACCTTTTCTAGCCTCGCCATCGCCATCGGCACCGTGCTGGGCGGCTCGCTGGTGACCGAGGTGGTGTTCAACTATCCGGGCCTGGGCAATGTGCTCTATCAGGCCATCCTGGCGCGGGATTACCCCGTGATCCAGGGGCAATTGCTGATCATGACCGGCGCTATGCTGGTTTCCAATTTCATCGTCGATCTGAGCTATGTGCTGCTCGATCCGCGCCTCAAGAAGGCCTGA
- a CDS encoding MucR family transcriptional regulator has translation MSDNTGSAAGFESDLIELSTEIVSAYVSHNAVSPTDLPKLIAEVHGALRALQNNEVPVAVEELKPAVPVRKSVAADYIICLEDGKKFKSLKRHLRTHYNLSPEEYREKWGLPADYPMVAPNYSATRSKLAKDNGLGRKAA, from the coding sequence ATGAGTGACAATACCGGTTCGGCGGCCGGTTTTGAGAGCGATCTGATCGAACTCAGCACCGAGATCGTCTCTGCCTATGTAAGTCATAACGCTGTGAGCCCGACCGATCTGCCCAAGCTGATCGCCGAAGTCCATGGCGCCTTGCGTGCTTTGCAGAACAACGAAGTTCCCGTTGCAGTTGAGGAACTAAAGCCTGCTGTACCCGTCCGCAAGTCTGTTGCGGCCGATTACATTATCTGCCTCGAAGATGGCAAGAAGTTCAAGTCTCTGAAGCGTCATCTTCGTACCCACTACAATCTCTCGCCGGAAGAATACCGCGAGAAGTGGGGTCTGCCGGCCGACTATCCGATGGTTGCCCCGAACTATTCGGCAACCCGCTCGAAGTTGGCCAAGGACAATGGTCTCGGCCGCAAGGCTGCCTAA
- a CDS encoding Na+/H+ antiporter subunit E: MSPAVIVIVLALGWATITGNFSGLNLLFGAAIGALAVLLLRSAFAPPRALLKLRRIISLALLFLYELMVSAIRVAIIVLTPDLKSALRPAIVAVPLTVKSDAEITLLANLITLTPGTLSVDVSDDRSLLYVHVLTLSTREALIADIASGFETKVKEVFA, from the coding sequence ATGAGCCCGGCAGTGATCGTCATCGTCCTGGCGCTCGGCTGGGCCACCATTACCGGCAATTTCTCGGGACTGAACCTGCTATTCGGCGCGGCGATCGGCGCCTTGGCGGTACTGCTGCTGCGCAGCGCTTTCGCGCCGCCCCGCGCCCTGCTCAAATTGCGGCGAATCATCTCGCTGGCGTTGCTGTTCCTCTACGAATTGATGGTCAGCGCCATCCGCGTGGCCATTATCGTGCTGACGCCCGATCTCAAATCTGCGTTACGACCGGCCATTGTCGCGGTGCCGCTGACGGTCAAGTCGGATGCCGAAATCACCCTTCTGGCCAATCTCATCACGCTGACGCCGGGCACGCTCAGCGTCGACGTTTCCGACGACCGCAGCCTGCTCTATGTGCATGTGCTGACGCTATCGACGCGCGAGGCGCTGATCGCCGACATCGCATCGGGCTTCGAGACGAAGGTGAAGGAGGTGTTCGCATGA
- a CDS encoding glycoside hydrolase family 3 N-terminal domain-containing protein: protein MASTTPLALFVGMPGLELSPDEIAFFRETNPYGLFLFRRNLENPEQILRLAAQFREAVGREDAAVFIDQEGGRVQRLNNGNWPLFRSFGAFGALAQKDIELGRKALRLSTQAMGAMMAELTIDSGCTPVVDMALKGTHDVIGQRSFGADTDTIVTLGREVIAGMLETGEIPVMKHIPGYGRVTVDPHFTCPVVDASREDLMGTDFVPFMQLSDTPWAMVAHLIFTAFDAERPASVSPVICDLIRDDLNYDGVLITDCLTMEALSGTWAERVTRALDAGYDIALHSQGDLAASQAAVRAARPLSEASLKRIAAANAKRGNLRVDVRALHAEVEDIFAANGIA from the coding sequence ATGGCCAGCACGACACCGCTCGCTCTCTTCGTCGGCATGCCGGGGCTGGAATTGTCCCCCGACGAAATCGCGTTTTTCCGCGAGACCAACCCCTATGGACTGTTCCTGTTCCGGCGCAATCTGGAGAATCCCGAGCAGATCCTGCGGCTGGCGGCGCAATTCCGCGAGGCAGTGGGCCGGGAGGATGCCGCGGTCTTCATCGATCAGGAAGGCGGGCGCGTGCAGCGGCTCAATAACGGCAACTGGCCGCTATTCCGCAGCTTCGGCGCCTTTGGGGCGCTGGCGCAAAAGGACATCGAACTCGGTAGGAAAGCCTTGCGGCTGTCGACCCAGGCCATGGGCGCGATGATGGCCGAACTGACCATCGATAGCGGCTGTACGCCGGTTGTCGATATGGCGCTCAAGGGCACGCATGACGTGATCGGGCAGCGCTCCTTCGGCGCCGATACGGATACTATCGTCACGCTGGGGCGCGAAGTGATCGCGGGCATGCTCGAAACCGGGGAAATCCCGGTGATGAAGCATATTCCCGGCTATGGCCGTGTCACGGTCGATCCGCATTTCACCTGTCCCGTGGTCGATGCCTCGCGCGAAGACCTGATGGGCACCGATTTCGTGCCCTTCATGCAGCTGAGCGATACGCCCTGGGCCATGGTGGCGCATCTGATTTTCACCGCCTTCGACGCCGAGCGTCCGGCTTCGGTTTCCCCCGTAATCTGCGATCTCATCCGCGATGACCTCAATTACGATGGCGTGCTGATCACCGATTGCCTGACCATGGAAGCGCTGAGCGGCACCTGGGCGGAGCGGGTGACCCGCGCGCTCGACGCCGGATATGACATTGCCCTGCATAGCCAGGGCGATCTGGCCGCGAGCCAGGCAGCAGTGCGCGCCGCACGGCCGCTGAGCGAGGCAAGCCTGAAACGCATTGCCGCCGCCAATGCCAAGCGGGGGAATTTGCGTGTCGACGTGAGGGCGTTGCACGCAGAGGTCGAAGACATTTTCGCTGCCAACGGCATCGCCTAG
- the mnhG gene encoding monovalent cation/H(+) antiporter subunit G, whose protein sequence is MIADLMIYLGCAALLLGALFTLLAAIGVLRLPDLYMRMHAASKAGAVGGGLVLLAVALVCFDAAVALRAIIGIGFLLLTTPVSAHLLARASYRTGYHAHKLMEVDELKSKSGQTLM, encoded by the coding sequence ATGATCGCCGACCTGATGATCTATCTGGGATGCGCGGCGCTGCTGCTGGGCGCCCTGTTCACGCTATTGGCGGCCATCGGCGTATTGCGCCTGCCCGATCTTTACATGCGCATGCATGCCGCATCCAAGGCCGGAGCCGTGGGTGGGGGGCTGGTCCTGCTCGCGGTGGCGCTGGTCTGCTTCGACGCCGCCGTGGCATTGCGTGCAATAATCGGCATCGGCTTTCTGCTGTTGACCACGCCGGTTTCAGCCCATCTGCTGGCCCGCGCAAGTTATCGCACGGGTTATCATGCGCACAAATTGATGGAAGTGGATGAGCTCAAGTCTAAAAGTGGCCAAACTTTGATGTGA
- a CDS encoding ABC transporter permease, with product MKQLFSGLLGNRKAVIGAIILLLIIVAALAAPLLTEYAPSARVGRPHQPPSPDHWLGTTRVGRDVFTQLVYGARTSLAVGFGAGLMITVIGTMLGIIAGYKGGVIDEIINFFTNMVLVVPNLPLLLVLAAFIGQASPLVIAIILGLTSWAWGVRVTRAETLSIRQKDFVKSAEMLGEPSWRIMAFEIFPNLISIVGINFIGSVIFAVITEATLEFLGLGDPNTVSWGIMLYNAQNASALSVGAWWDLLSPCIALALLGLGLALINFAIDEIANPRLRTSGRLGRWTGLVRAGEGRL from the coding sequence ATGAAACAGCTTTTCTCGGGCCTGCTCGGTAATCGCAAGGCGGTGATCGGCGCGATCATCCTGCTGCTCATCATCGTTGCGGCGCTGGCAGCGCCTCTGCTGACCGAATATGCCCCGTCCGCCCGGGTGGGGCGGCCGCATCAGCCGCCATCGCCCGACCACTGGCTGGGCACGACCCGCGTCGGCCGGGATGTGTTCACCCAGCTTGTCTATGGCGCGCGCACTTCGCTGGCGGTCGGCTTTGGCGCGGGGCTGATGATTACGGTCATCGGCACGATGCTGGGCATCATCGCCGGCTATAAGGGTGGGGTGATCGACGAGATCATCAACTTCTTCACCAATATGGTGCTGGTGGTGCCCAACCTGCCGCTGCTGCTGGTGCTGGCCGCCTTTATCGGCCAGGCGAGCCCCCTGGTGATCGCCATCATCCTGGGGCTGACTTCATGGGCCTGGGGCGTGCGGGTGACGCGGGCGGAAACGCTATCGATCCGGCAGAAGGACTTCGTCAAATCGGCCGAAATGCTGGGTGAACCGTCCTGGCGCATCATGGCGTTTGAAATCTTCCCAAATCTGATTTCCATCGTCGGCATCAATTTCATCGGCAGCGTCATCTTTGCGGTGATTACCGAGGCGACGCTGGAATTTCTCGGGCTGGGCGACCCCAATACGGTGTCCTGGGGCATCATGCTCTACAATGCGCAGAACGCTTCGGCCCTGTCCGTCGGCGCCTGGTGGGACCTGCTCTCCCCCTGTATCGCGCTGGCGCTGCTGGGCCTGGGGCTGGCCTTGATCAACTTTGCCATCGACGAGATCGCCAATCCGCGCCTGCGCACCAGCGGACGGCTGGGGCGCTGGACGGGCCTGGTCCGGGCCGGGGAGGGGCGGCTATGA
- a CDS encoding helix-turn-helix transcriptional regulator: MDPDSKLLGSFLKERRARLDPAAFGLPLARRRTPGLRREEVAQIAHVSATWYTWLEQGRGGAPSADVLDRLARAFALTEDEREHMFLLAQERPPKVRPAGRSSVTPQLQRVLDAFGDSPAIIKTPEWTILAWNRAATAVLANYEEMPEGSRNLLRMIFGPGGGAHWPDREDVARLLVGTVRRDVLRAGMRAQTQALVDELMDESAEFRRMWSEQDVHTHGEGLKRILHPVAGLLQLEYSTFAVDGHADLALVVFNPATPEDRAKVRKLVSG; this comes from the coding sequence ATGGACCCGGATAGCAAACTGCTCGGCAGCTTTTTGAAGGAACGGCGGGCGCGGCTCGATCCGGCAGCTTTCGGCTTGCCACTGGCGCGGCGGCGGACACCGGGATTGCGGCGGGAAGAGGTGGCTCAGATCGCCCATGTCAGCGCCACCTGGTACACTTGGCTGGAGCAGGGCAGGGGCGGGGCACCCTCGGCCGATGTGCTGGACCGGCTGGCGCGCGCCTTTGCGCTGACCGAGGACGAGCGCGAGCACATGTTCCTTTTGGCGCAGGAGCGGCCGCCCAAGGTTCGCCCGGCAGGCCGCTCAAGCGTGACCCCGCAATTGCAGCGGGTGCTGGACGCCTTTGGCGACAGTCCGGCCATCATCAAGACGCCCGAATGGACGATTCTTGCCTGGAACCGCGCGGCCACGGCGGTTCTCGCCAATTACGAGGAAATGCCCGAAGGCAGCCGGAACCTGCTCCGCATGATATTTGGCCCGGGCGGCGGTGCGCATTGGCCGGACCGGGAGGATGTGGCGCGCCTCCTGGTGGGTACCGTGCGGCGCGATGTGCTGCGTGCCGGGATGCGGGCGCAGACACAGGCGCTGGTCGATGAGCTGATGGACGAGAGCGCCGAATTCCGCCGGATGTGGTCCGAACAGGATGTCCACACCCATGGCGAGGGACTAAAGCGCATCCTGCACCCCGTCGCCGGGCTGCTCCAGCTCGAATATTCCACTTTTGCCGTCGATGGGCATGCCGACCTGGCGCTGGTGGTTTTCAACCCGGCAACACCGGAGGATCGCGCCAAGGTGCGCAAACTGGTCTCTGGATAG
- a CDS encoding ABC transporter substrate-binding protein, translating to MTFKSQALTAIAAAMLLSVAPASAQVVLTANAEATTTWVRNFNPFGQTSARYSTLDFIYEPLVIFNRAKGNEPAFRLAESFELADDLKSITFTLRDGLKWSDGEPLTSADVAFTYDYLKKFPALDFISVSPLFESVEAVDERTVKFTLVQPNSLIAYQIVQMPIVPQHIWADIADPVTFANENPVGSGPLTEIVRFTPQVYDQCRNPNYWDNGSLKVDCMRWPQLADNTQVLAALAAGTLDWATSFVPDIDNTFVAKDPEHNHYWYTPSSLVSFSVNLETPDENNRKAFTDVNFRRALSMLIDREAIVDIAGYGYPIVNDDPAILGELYKDWANPAVAEQFGQFTKFDPEAAEVLLDEHGYLDADGDGLRDNPDGTKISFTLEVPNGWTDWIDAVQISLESLQGAGIDVRMATPEAAVWTSDLIDGKYGMTMNALAAAASPYFPYVRAFNPADKGKSRFVAQRWFDPELMPLLDQFTQTKSADEQRALMDKAQLIVGENLPMIPVYNSPSFYQYSTKRFTGWANAENPFVIPTVTNVNPGRLLHLLALTPVQ from the coding sequence ATGACATTCAAGAGCCAGGCGCTCACGGCGATTGCCGCCGCCATGCTGCTATCGGTGGCGCCGGCTTCGGCGCAGGTGGTGCTGACCGCCAATGCCGAGGCGACCACGACCTGGGTGCGCAATTTCAACCCCTTCGGGCAGACTTCGGCGCGCTATTCCACGCTCGATTTCATCTATGAGCCGTTGGTGATTTTCAACCGGGCCAAGGGCAACGAGCCCGCCTTCCGGCTGGCGGAAAGCTTCGAGCTGGCCGATGATCTGAAGTCGATTACGTTCACGCTGCGCGACGGCCTCAAATGGTCCGATGGCGAGCCGCTGACCTCCGCTGATGTAGCTTTCACCTACGATTATCTCAAGAAATTCCCGGCGCTCGATTTCATCAGCGTCTCGCCGCTGTTCGAGAGCGTCGAAGCGGTGGATGAGCGCACGGTCAAGTTTACCCTGGTGCAGCCCAATTCGCTGATCGCCTACCAGATCGTGCAAATGCCCATCGTGCCCCAGCATATCTGGGCCGATATCGCCGATCCGGTGACCTTCGCTAATGAAAACCCGGTGGGCAGCGGTCCGCTGACCGAAATCGTGCGGTTTACCCCGCAGGTCTATGACCAGTGCCGCAACCCCAATTACTGGGACAATGGCTCGCTCAAGGTCGATTGCATGCGCTGGCCGCAACTGGCAGACAACACGCAGGTGCTGGCGGCCTTGGCGGCGGGTACGCTCGATTGGGCGACCAGTTTCGTGCCTGATATCGACAATACTTTTGTCGCCAAGGACCCTGAGCACAACCATTACTGGTATACGCCTTCGAGCCTGGTCTCGTTCTCAGTCAATCTCGAAACACCCGACGAGAACAATCGCAAGGCTTTTACCGACGTCAATTTCCGGCGCGCACTGAGCATGCTCATCGATCGCGAAGCGATCGTTGACATTGCCGGCTATGGCTATCCGATCGTCAACGACGATCCGGCGATTTTGGGCGAGCTCTACAAGGACTGGGCCAACCCGGCCGTTGCCGAGCAATTCGGCCAGTTCACCAAATTCGACCCCGAGGCGGCCGAGGTACTGCTCGACGAGCATGGCTATCTCGATGCCGATGGCGACGGCCTCCGCGACAATCCGGACGGCACCAAGATCTCCTTCACGCTCGAAGTGCCCAATGGCTGGACCGACTGGATCGATGCGGTACAGATTTCGCTCGAAAGCCTGCAGGGCGCCGGGATCGATGTACGGATGGCCACACCCGAAGCGGCGGTCTGGACCAGCGACCTGATCGACGGCAAATACGGGATGACGATGAACGCCCTGGCGGCCGCCGCATCGCCCTATTTCCCCTATGTCCGCGCCTTCAACCCCGCCGACAAGGGCAAGAGCCGCTTTGTAGCGCAGCGCTGGTTCGACCCCGAATTGATGCCGCTGCTCGACCAGTTCACCCAGACCAAGTCGGCTGATGAGCAGCGCGCGCTGATGGACAAGGCGCAGTTGATCGTTGGGGAAAACCTGCCGATGATCCCGGTCTACAACAGCCCTTCCTTCTACCAGTACAGCACCAAGCGCTTTACCGGCTGGGCCAATGCCGAAAATCCCTTCGTCATCCCGACCGTGACCAACGTCAATCCAGGCCGCCTGTTGCACCTGCTGGCGTTGACGCCGGTTCAATAA
- a CDS encoding cation:proton antiporter, giving the protein MSATVLSIATMIALVILALALLLSVVRVIIGPSLSDRVLALDLLTVSAMGFVGAIAIRTGLTLYLDIAIALALLGFLATVGFARYILSRQLPRDAGAENQP; this is encoded by the coding sequence ATGAGTGCGACCGTGCTTTCCATCGCGACCATGATCGCGCTGGTGATCCTGGCCCTGGCGCTGCTGCTGTCGGTGGTCCGGGTGATCATCGGGCCGAGTTTGTCGGACCGGGTGCTGGCGCTGGACCTCTTGACCGTCTCGGCCATGGGTTTCGTTGGCGCCATCGCCATCCGCACCGGACTGACGCTCTATCTCGATATCGCTATCGCCCTGGCATTATTGGGATTTTTGGCAACGGTGGGCTTCGCGCGCTATATCCTGTCGCGCCAATTGCCCCGCGATGCCGGCGCGGAGAACCAGCCATGA
- a CDS encoding ABC transporter ATP-binding protein has translation MSMPVLSVKNLSIDYIGESSDFRAVDDVSFDIAPGEFFGLAGESGCGKSTIAFAISRLHRPPALIRSGQILLEGRDVLDLDKEQLRKFRWSEVAMVFQSAMNSLNPVLTIETQFYDVLHTHLGMNRKQARERAAQLLKLVDISPDRLKSYPHQCSGGMRQRIVIAICLALNPKLLIMDEPTTALDVVVQREILQRIDKLRVEFGFSVLFITHDLGLMVQVCDRIGVMLEGKLVEVNAAQEIYAAPKHDYTRKLWASMPRLHGEQIRQETAP, from the coding sequence ATGAGCATGCCCGTTCTGTCGGTCAAGAACCTCTCCATCGACTATATCGGGGAGAGCAGCGATTTCCGCGCCGTGGACGATGTGAGCTTCGATATCGCCCCTGGCGAATTCTTCGGCCTGGCCGGGGAATCGGGCTGCGGCAAGAGCACCATCGCCTTTGCCATCAGCCGGTTGCATCGTCCGCCGGCGCTGATCCGCTCGGGGCAGATTTTGCTCGAAGGCCGTGATGTGCTCGATCTCGACAAGGAGCAATTGCGCAAGTTCCGCTGGAGCGAAGTGGCCATGGTGTTCCAGAGCGCCATGAACTCGCTCAATCCGGTGCTGACCATCGAGACACAGTTCTACGATGTGCTCCATACCCATCTCGGCATGAACCGCAAGCAGGCGCGCGAGCGGGCGGCGCAATTACTGAAGCTTGTCGATATCTCGCCCGACCGGCTTAAGTCCTATCCGCATCAATGCTCGGGCGGCATGCGGCAGCGCATCGTCATTGCCATCTGCCTGGCGCTCAATCCCAAGCTGCTGATCATGGATGAGCCCACCACCGCGCTCGACGTGGTGGTGCAGCGCGAAATCCTGCAGCGCATCGACAAGCTGCGGGTGGAGTTCGGGTTCTCCGTGCTGTTCATCACCCACGATCTGGGGCTGATGGTGCAGGTCTGCGACCGGATCGGGGTGATGCTCGAAGGCAAGCTGGTGGAGGTCAATGCGGCGCAGGAGATCTATGCCGCGCCAAAGCACGATTATACTCGCAAGCTCTGGGCCTCGATGCCCCGGCTGCATGGCGAACAGATCAGGCAGGAGACCGCGCCATGA
- a CDS encoding GNAT family N-acetyltransferase — MTDLLVNLYSKRLGQLAERVKDVEATIRVALPPEQHIVTDWVKTNFSAYWASEVAVAMAHQPPGCLIATIDGALAGFACYDATARGFFGPTGVHETARGKKLGLALLYHSLIAMKAQGYAYAIIGSAGPIDFYANAVGAVPIAADKEDIYQGLLRIKPADGA; from the coding sequence ATGACCGATCTGCTTGTGAACCTCTATTCCAAACGCCTCGGCCAGCTTGCCGAACGCGTGAAGGATGTCGAGGCCACGATAAGGGTCGCGCTGCCGCCTGAGCAGCATATCGTCACCGATTGGGTGAAGACCAATTTCAGCGCCTATTGGGCCAGTGAAGTGGCCGTTGCCATGGCGCATCAGCCGCCCGGTTGCCTGATTGCGACGATTGACGGCGCGCTGGCGGGCTTTGCCTGCTACGACGCAACGGCACGCGGCTTTTTCGGCCCGACCGGCGTGCATGAGACGGCGCGGGGCAAAAAGCTTGGGCTTGCGCTGCTCTATCACAGCCTCATCGCCATGAAGGCGCAGGGCTATGCCTATGCGATCATCGGCTCGGCCGGGCCTATCGATTTTTACGCCAATGCCGTGGGCGCCGTGCCGATCGCGGCGGACAAGGAAGACATTTATCAGGGCCTGTTGCGGATCAAACCCGCGGACGGGGCCTGA